The Pseudomonas sp. G2-4 genome window below encodes:
- a CDS encoding 3-carboxy-cis,cis-muconate cycloisomerase has protein sequence MSERPGNQLFDAYFTARDMREVFCDGGRVQAMLDVEAALARAEARVGLIPQSAVASIEKACRAELYDFSALSEAIASAGNSAIPLVKALGKRIAAENAEAERYVHLGATSQDVMDSGLVLQLRQALGLIEGELAQLAVTLARQAEHYAATPLAGRTWLQHATPVTLGMKIAGWLGAITRSRQRLKELKPRLLVLQFGGASGTLAALGEHALPIAEALAAELQLDLPEQPWHTQRDRLVEFGAVLGLIAGSLGKLGRDISLLMQTEAGEAFEPSAPGKGGSSTMPHKRNPVGAAVLIGAATRVPGLLSTLFSAMPQEHERSLGLWHAEWETLPEICCLVSGALQQARLLADGLEVDAARMARNLELTQGLVLAEAVSIVLAQRVGRDTAHHLLEQCCKRAVAEQRHLRQVLGDEPQVTAQLSAAELDHLLNPAHYLGQAQTWVARAVAEHLAFTA, from the coding sequence ATGAGCGAACGACCGGGCAATCAATTGTTCGATGCCTACTTCACCGCCCGCGACATGCGCGAGGTGTTCTGCGACGGGGGCCGGGTCCAGGCCATGCTCGACGTCGAAGCGGCATTGGCCCGGGCCGAGGCGCGGGTCGGGTTGATTCCCCAAAGTGCCGTGGCGTCGATCGAGAAGGCCTGTCGCGCCGAGCTTTATGATTTTTCGGCCTTGAGCGAAGCGATTGCCAGCGCCGGCAATTCGGCGATCCCGCTGGTCAAGGCGCTGGGCAAGCGCATCGCTGCCGAGAACGCCGAAGCCGAGCGCTACGTGCACCTGGGCGCGACCAGCCAGGACGTCATGGACAGTGGGCTGGTGCTGCAACTGCGCCAGGCACTGGGGCTGATCGAAGGCGAGCTGGCGCAGCTGGCCGTCACCCTGGCCCGACAAGCTGAACACTACGCCGCCACGCCGCTGGCCGGGCGCACTTGGCTGCAGCATGCAACGCCGGTGACCTTGGGCATGAAAATCGCCGGTTGGCTGGGAGCAATCACCCGCAGTCGTCAACGTTTGAAAGAACTCAAGCCGCGCTTGCTGGTGCTGCAATTCGGTGGCGCCTCTGGAACCCTCGCCGCATTGGGTGAGCACGCCTTGCCCATCGCCGAAGCCCTGGCCGCCGAGCTGCAACTGGACCTGCCGGAACAGCCGTGGCACACCCAGCGCGATCGCCTGGTGGAGTTCGGCGCGGTGCTGGGCTTGATCGCCGGTAGCCTGGGCAAACTGGGCCGCGACATCAGCCTGTTGATGCAGACCGAGGCCGGCGAAGCGTTCGAGCCTTCGGCGCCAGGCAAGGGTGGTTCGTCCACCATGCCGCACAAGCGTAATCCGGTAGGTGCGGCAGTGCTGATCGGCGCGGCGACGCGGGTGCCTGGTTTGTTGTCGACGCTGTTCAGCGCCATGCCCCAGGAGCATGAGCGCAGCCTGGGCCTTTGGCACGCCGAATGGGAAACCCTGCCGGAAATCTGCTGCCTGGTGTCCGGTGCCCTGCAACAGGCGCGGCTGCTGGCCGATGGGCTGGAAGTCGACGCGGCGCGCATGGCCCGTAACCTGGAACTGACACAAGGACTGGTGCTGGCCGAAGCGGTGAGCATCGTTCTGGCCCAGCGCGTGGGACGCGACACCGCGCACCATCTGCTGGAGCAATGTTGCAAACGCGCCGTGGCCGAACAACGCCATTTGCGGCAGGTGCTGGGGGACGAACCCCAGGTCACCGCGCAATTGTCCGCCGCCGAGCTCGATCACTTGCTCAACCCCGCCCACTACCTCGGCCAGGCCCAGACCTGGGTGGCCCGAGCGGTGGCTGAACACCTGGCCTTCACTGCCTGA
- a CDS encoding efflux RND transporter periplasmic adaptor subunit, translating into MQFKPAVTALVTAIALASLLSGCKKEEAAPAPPTPQVGVVTLKAQPFTLTSELPGRTSAFRVAEVRPQVNGIILKRLFKEGADVKAGQQLYQIDPAVYEATLKSAEANLRSTKSIADRYKQLVDEQAVSRQEYDTAVANRLESEANLQTAQINVRYTKVYAPISGRIGRSSVTEGALVSNGQADALATIQQLDPIYVDVTQSSVELLQLRRELESGRLQKAGDNAAMVKLTLEDGSQYPHEGKLEFSEVSVDQTTGSVTLRAVFPNPDHTLLPGMFVHAQLQAGVNSAAILAPQQGVTRDLKGSPTALVVGPDNKVELRQLKASRTVGSQWLIEDGLKAGDRLITEGLQYVRPGVEVKATEATNVDAKNPAPAQAADKAAGGKGE; encoded by the coding sequence ATGCAATTCAAGCCAGCTGTTACCGCTCTGGTTACCGCCATCGCCCTGGCATCGCTGCTCAGCGGATGTAAAAAGGAAGAGGCGGCACCTGCGCCCCCCACCCCTCAGGTCGGCGTCGTAACCCTCAAGGCCCAGCCTTTCACCCTGACGTCAGAGCTTCCGGGGCGCACCAGTGCGTTCCGCGTTGCGGAAGTTCGTCCACAGGTCAACGGCATTATCCTCAAGCGCCTGTTCAAGGAAGGTGCTGACGTCAAGGCCGGCCAGCAGCTGTATCAGATCGATCCGGCGGTGTACGAAGCGACCCTGAAAAGCGCCGAGGCCAACCTGCGGTCCACCAAGTCGATTGCCGATCGCTACAAGCAATTGGTCGACGAACAGGCCGTCAGCCGCCAGGAGTACGACACCGCCGTGGCCAACCGCCTGGAGTCGGAAGCCAACCTGCAGACCGCCCAGATCAACGTGCGCTACACCAAGGTCTACGCACCGATTTCCGGCCGCATCGGTCGTTCCTCGGTCACCGAAGGTGCGTTGGTGAGCAACGGTCAGGCCGATGCCCTGGCGACCATCCAGCAACTGGACCCGATCTACGTCGACGTGACGCAAAGCTCGGTGGAGCTGCTGCAACTGCGTCGCGAGCTGGAAAGTGGCCGCCTGCAGAAGGCCGGCGACAATGCCGCCATGGTCAAGCTGACCCTGGAAGACGGCAGCCAGTACCCACATGAAGGCAAGCTGGAATTCTCGGAAGTGTCGGTCGACCAGACCACCGGTTCCGTGACCTTGCGCGCCGTGTTCCCCAACCCGGACCACACCCTGCTGCCGGGCATGTTCGTCCACGCACAATTGCAGGCCGGTGTGAACAGCGCGGCCATCCTGGCACCGCAACAAGGCGTGACCCGCGACCTCAAAGGCTCGCCGACCGCCCTGGTGGTAGGCCCGGACAACAAGGTCGAACTGCGTCAGCTCAAGGCCAGCCGTACCGTCGGCAGCCAGTGGCTGATCGAAGACGGGCTCAAGGCCGGCGACCGCCTGATCACCGAAGGGTTGCAGTACGTACGGCCAGGGGTGGAAGTCAAAGCCACCGAAGCCACCAATGTCGATGCCAAGAACCCGGCCCCCGCTCAGGCAGCTGATAAAGCAGCCGGCGGCAAAGGGGAGTAA
- the pcaD gene encoding 3-oxoadipate enol-lactonase, with amino-acid sequence MGFVKLAEGDLNYCFDGPQDAPVLVLSNSLGTDLHMWDEQVAAFSEHFRVLRFDTRGHGQSLVTEGPYSIEQLGHDVLAMLDQLDIDKVHFCGLSMGGLIGQWLGIHAGERLHKLVVCNTAAKIGDPSVWNPRIETVLRDGKAAMVALRDASIARWFTADFAEAQPAKVKKITDMLAATSPQGYAANCAVVRDADFREQLSTIRVPLLVIAGTEDAVTPPSGGHFIQQRVSGAEYAEFYAAHLSNVQAGAAFSARVLDFLLDSGCA; translated from the coding sequence GTGGGATTCGTCAAACTCGCCGAGGGCGATCTGAATTATTGTTTCGACGGGCCGCAAGATGCCCCGGTGTTGGTGCTCTCCAACTCCCTGGGCACCGATCTGCACATGTGGGACGAGCAGGTCGCGGCGTTCAGCGAACACTTTCGTGTGCTGCGTTTCGACACCCGCGGGCATGGCCAGTCGCTGGTCACTGAAGGTCCGTACAGCATCGAACAACTGGGCCATGACGTGCTGGCGATGCTCGATCAGTTGGACATCGACAAGGTGCATTTCTGTGGGTTGTCCATGGGCGGGCTGATCGGCCAGTGGCTGGGAATTCATGCCGGCGAGCGTTTGCACAAACTGGTGGTGTGCAACACCGCCGCGAAGATCGGCGACCCTTCGGTGTGGAACCCGCGCATTGAAACCGTGCTGCGGGATGGCAAGGCGGCCATGGTCGCGCTGCGGGATGCTTCGATTGCCCGCTGGTTTACCGCGGATTTTGCCGAGGCCCAACCGGCGAAGGTGAAGAAGATCACCGACATGCTCGCTGCCACCTCGCCCCAGGGCTACGCGGCCAACTGTGCGGTCGTGCGTGATGCCGATTTTCGTGAGCAATTGTCGACGATCCGCGTGCCGCTGTTGGTGATCGCTGGCACTGAAGATGCCGTGACGCCGCCTTCGGGTGGGCACTTTATCCAGCAGCGGGTCAGCGGGGCCGAGTACGCCGAGTTCTATGCCGCGCATCTGTCCAACGTCCAGGCCGGCGCCGCGTTCAGCGCGCGGGTGCTGGATTTCCTGCTTGATTCTGGCTGTGCCTGA
- the emhB gene encoding efflux RND transporter permease subunit EmhB — translation MSKFFIDRPIFAWVIALVIMLVGALSILKLPINQYPSIAPPAIAIQVTYPGASAQTVQDTVVQVIEQQLNGIDNLRYVSSESNSDGSMTITATFEQGTSSDTAQVQVQNKLNLATPLLPQEVQQQGIRVTKSVKNFLMVIGVVSRDGSMTKDDLSNYIVSNMQDPISRTAGVGDFQVFGAQYAMRIWLDPAKLNNFNLTPVDVKNAIAAQNVQVSSGQLGGLPALPGQQLNATIIGKTRLQTAEQFKAILLKVNPDGSQVRVGDVADVGLGGENYSVSAQFNGAPASGLAVKLANGANALDTAKALRKTIEDLKPFFPQGMEVVFPYDTTPVVSESIKGVVETLVEAVVLVFLVMFLFLQNFRATIITTMTVPVVLLGTFGILAAFGFSINTLTMFGMVLAIGLLVDDAIVVVENVERVMSEEGLSPKEATKKSMGQIQGALVGIALVLSAVLLPMAFFSGSTGVIYKQFSITIVSAMALSVLVALIFTPALCATMLKPIPKGEHGTPKRGFFGWFNRTFDRGVRSYERGVGNMLKHKAPYLLAYIIIVVGMIWLFTRIPTAFLPEEDQGVLFAQVQTPAGSSAERTQVVVDKMREFLLRPSKDGGEGDAVASVFTVTGFNFAGRGQSSGMAFIMLRPWDERNADNSVFKLAARAQQHFFTFRDAMVFAFAPPAVLELGNATGFDVFLQDRAGIGHEKLMEARNQFLGMAAQSKILSQVRPNGLNDEPQYQLEIDDEKASALGITLSDINNTLSIALGSSYVNDFIDRGRVKKVYVQGQPGARMSPEDLKKWYVRNSAGTMVPFTAFAKGEWIYGSPKLARYNGVEAMEILGAPAPGYSTGEAMAEVEAIAKKLPAGVGISWTGLSYEERLSGSQAPALYALSLLMVFLCLAALYESWSIPIAVMLVVPLGIIGALMATSLRGLSNDVYFQVGLLTTIGLAAKNAILIVEFAKELHEQGRTLVEAAIEACRMRLRPIIMTSLAFVLGVVPLAISTGAGSGSQHAIGTGVIGGMITATILAIFWVPLFFVTVSSIGRRKNIDQDDAPETSKEAGQ, via the coding sequence ATGTCGAAATTTTTTATCGACCGTCCGATTTTTGCCTGGGTGATCGCCCTGGTGATCATGCTGGTCGGGGCTTTATCGATCCTCAAATTGCCAATCAACCAGTACCCGAGCATCGCGCCGCCGGCCATCGCGATCCAAGTGACCTACCCGGGTGCGTCCGCGCAAACCGTGCAGGACACTGTGGTGCAGGTCATCGAGCAGCAGCTCAACGGTATCGACAACCTGCGTTATGTGTCCTCGGAAAGTAACTCCGACGGCAGCATGACCATCACCGCGACCTTCGAGCAGGGCACCAGTTCCGATACCGCCCAGGTCCAGGTCCAGAACAAGCTGAACCTGGCCACCCCGCTGCTGCCGCAAGAAGTGCAGCAACAGGGCATCCGCGTGACCAAGTCAGTGAAGAACTTCCTGATGGTGATCGGCGTGGTGTCGCGCGACGGCAGCATGACCAAGGACGACCTGTCCAACTACATCGTGTCCAACATGCAGGACCCGATCTCGCGCACCGCTGGTGTCGGTGACTTCCAGGTCTTCGGTGCCCAGTATGCGATGCGGATCTGGCTCGACCCGGCCAAGTTGAACAACTTCAACCTGACCCCGGTGGACGTAAAAAATGCCATCGCCGCGCAGAACGTCCAGGTCTCGTCCGGCCAGCTCGGCGGATTGCCGGCCCTGCCCGGCCAGCAACTGAACGCCACCATCATCGGCAAGACCCGTTTGCAGACCGCCGAGCAGTTCAAGGCGATTTTGCTCAAGGTCAATCCGGACGGCTCGCAAGTGCGCGTCGGCGATGTCGCCGATGTTGGCCTGGGCGGTGAGAACTACAGCGTCAGCGCCCAGTTCAACGGTGCGCCAGCCTCGGGCCTGGCAGTAAAACTGGCCAACGGCGCCAACGCCCTCGACACGGCCAAGGCTCTGCGCAAGACCATCGAAGACCTCAAGCCGTTCTTCCCGCAAGGCATGGAAGTGGTGTTCCCGTACGACACCACGCCGGTGGTGAGTGAGTCGATCAAGGGTGTGGTTGAAACCCTGGTCGAAGCGGTCGTGCTGGTGTTCCTGGTGATGTTCCTGTTCCTGCAGAATTTCCGCGCCACCATCATCACCACGATGACCGTGCCGGTGGTATTGCTGGGTACCTTCGGGATCCTCGCCGCGTTCGGTTTCAGCATCAACACCCTGACCATGTTCGGCATGGTGCTGGCCATCGGTTTGCTGGTGGACGACGCCATCGTCGTGGTGGAAAACGTCGAACGGGTGATGAGCGAAGAAGGCCTGTCACCCAAGGAAGCCACCAAGAAATCCATGGGGCAGATCCAGGGGGCCCTGGTGGGTATCGCCCTGGTGCTGTCGGCGGTACTGCTGCCGATGGCGTTCTTCAGCGGCTCCACCGGTGTGATCTACAAGCAGTTCTCCATCACCATCGTCTCGGCCATGGCCTTGTCGGTACTGGTGGCCCTGATCTTCACCCCGGCCCTGTGCGCCACCATGCTCAAACCCATCCCCAAGGGTGAGCACGGCACGCCGAAACGCGGCTTCTTCGGCTGGTTCAACCGCACGTTCGACCGTGGCGTCAGAAGCTACGAGCGCGGCGTGGGCAACATGCTCAAGCACAAGGCTCCATACCTGCTGGCCTACATCATCATCGTGGTCGGCATGATCTGGCTGTTCACCCGCATTCCGACGGCGTTCCTGCCGGAAGAAGACCAGGGCGTGCTGTTTGCCCAGGTGCAGACACCGGCCGGCTCCAGCGCCGAGCGCACCCAGGTAGTCGTGGACAAGATGCGTGAGTTCCTGCTGCGTCCGAGCAAGGACGGCGGTGAAGGCGATGCCGTGGCCTCGGTGTTCACCGTGACCGGCTTCAACTTCGCCGGTCGTGGCCAAAGCTCCGGCATGGCGTTCATCATGCTCAGGCCGTGGGACGAACGTAACGCCGACAACAGCGTGTTCAAGCTCGCGGCTCGCGCCCAGCAGCACTTCTTCACCTTCCGTGACGCGATGGTGTTCGCCTTCGCTCCGCCCGCGGTTCTGGAACTGGGTAACGCTACCGGTTTCGACGTGTTCCTGCAGGACCGCGCCGGCATTGGTCACGAGAAGTTGATGGAGGCCCGCAATCAGTTCCTCGGCATGGCCGCGCAGAGCAAGATCCTCTCCCAGGTGCGTCCAAATGGTCTGAATGACGAGCCGCAGTATCAGCTGGAAATCGATGACGAGAAGGCCAGCGCCCTGGGCATCACCCTCTCGGACATCAACAACACCCTGTCGATTGCCCTGGGCAGTAGCTACGTGAACGACTTCATCGACCGCGGTCGGGTGAAGAAGGTCTACGTGCAAGGCCAGCCGGGCGCTCGCATGAGCCCTGAAGACCTGAAGAAGTGGTACGTACGCAACAGCGCCGGGACCATGGTGCCCTTCACCGCGTTCGCCAAGGGCGAGTGGATCTACGGCTCGCCGAAACTGGCCCGTTATAACGGCGTGGAAGCGATGGAAATCCTCGGAGCACCAGCGCCGGGTTATTCCACCGGTGAAGCCATGGCCGAAGTCGAAGCCATCGCCAAGAAGCTGCCGGCCGGCGTGGGGATTTCCTGGACAGGCCTGTCCTATGAGGAACGCCTGTCGGGCTCCCAGGCACCCGCGTTGTACGCCTTGTCGCTGCTGATGGTATTCCTGTGCCTGGCGGCGCTGTATGAAAGCTGGTCGATTCCGATCGCAGTCATGCTCGTGGTGCCACTGGGGATCATCGGTGCCTTGATGGCCACCAGCCTGCGGGGTCTGTCCAACGACGTGTACTTCCAGGTGGGGCTGTTGACGACCATCGGCCTGGCGGCGAAAAACGCCATTCTGATCGTGGAATTCGCCAAGGAACTCCACGAACAGGGCCGAACGTTGGTGGAAGCCGCCATCGAAGCCTGTAGGATGCGTCTGCGGCCAATTATCATGACCTCCCTGGCGTTCGTGCTCGGCGTAGTTCCACTGGCGATCTCTACCGGTGCCGGCTCAGGCAGCCAGCATGCCATCGGTACCGGTGTGATCGGCGGTATGATCACCGCCACCATCCTGGCAATCTTCTGGGTGCCATTGTTCTTTGTGACTGTGTCGTCGATAGGTCGCCGTAAAAATATCGACCAGGACGACGCTCCTGAAACTTCTAAAGAGGCTGGCCAATGA
- a CDS encoding DUF6124 family protein — protein sequence MKKHHPSSPSESTFPYNDPDPEKLQEAADRALDYHLGTHPDPKPKTSTQVFTVIDTIDTECLLANLSETLASANAMVSDLAFELEGSRRHVALGVAQMIELSELLANRALDIVDPR from the coding sequence ATGAAAAAACATCATCCTTCTTCGCCATCAGAGAGCACCTTCCCCTACAACGACCCCGATCCAGAAAAGCTCCAAGAGGCCGCAGACCGAGCACTCGATTACCATCTGGGCACCCACCCTGATCCCAAACCCAAAACCTCAACACAAGTCTTCACCGTCATCGATACCATCGACACGGAGTGTCTCCTGGCCAATCTCAGCGAAACCCTGGCCTCGGCCAATGCCATGGTCAGTGACCTGGCGTTCGAGTTGGAGGGCTCGCGGCGGCATGTCGCGCTCGGCGTGGCGCAGATGATCGAGCTGAGTGAATTGTTGGCTAATCGTGCGCTGGATATCGTCGATCCACGTTAG
- a CDS encoding TetR family transcriptional regulator, translating into MVRRTKEEAQETRSQILEAAEKAFFERGVARTTLADIAALAGVTRGAIYWHFSNKADLLQAMLDTLHEPLDELARASEREDELDPLGCVRALLVRLFQQVALDPKTRRINEILFHKCEFTDEMCDLRQQRREVSLDCNVRIALSLSNAMKRGQLPDDLDPERAAVAIHAYIDGILYQWLLAPDSFALAGEAERWVDIGLDMLRLSPSLRK; encoded by the coding sequence ATGGTCCGTCGTACCAAAGAGGAAGCCCAGGAGACGCGTAGCCAGATACTCGAAGCGGCCGAAAAAGCCTTTTTCGAGCGAGGCGTGGCGCGCACGACCCTGGCCGATATCGCGGCACTGGCCGGCGTGACGCGCGGGGCCATCTATTGGCACTTCAGCAACAAGGCGGACCTGCTCCAGGCCATGCTCGATACCTTGCACGAGCCGCTCGACGAATTGGCCCGGGCCAGTGAGCGTGAAGATGAGCTTGATCCGCTGGGTTGTGTGCGTGCGCTGCTGGTCCGGTTGTTTCAACAGGTGGCCCTGGACCCGAAAACCCGACGCATTAATGAGATTCTGTTTCATAAGTGCGAATTCACCGATGAAATGTGCGATTTGCGCCAGCAGCGGCGCGAGGTCAGCCTCGACTGCAATGTGCGTATCGCGCTGTCGTTGAGCAATGCGATGAAGCGCGGTCAGTTGCCGGATGACCTGGATCCCGAAAGGGCGGCGGTCGCCATCCACGCCTACATCGACGGCATTCTCTACCAATGGCTGCTGGCTCCCGACAGTTTCGCACTGGCCGGTGAGGCTGAGCGCTGGGTGGATATCGGACTGGATATGCTGCGCCTGAGCCCAAGCCTGCGCAAATGA
- the pcaC gene encoding 4-carboxymuconolactone decarboxylase, with product MDEKQRYDEGMQVRRAVLGDAHVDRSLNALTEFNSEFQEMITRHAWGDIWTRPGLPRHTRSLITIAMLIGMNRNEELKLHLRAAANNGVSRGEIKEVIMQSAIYCGIPAANATFHLAESVWDELGVESRA from the coding sequence GTGGACGAGAAACAACGTTACGACGAAGGCATGCAAGTACGTCGCGCGGTACTGGGCGATGCCCATGTCGATCGCAGCCTCAATGCCTTGACCGAGTTCAACAGCGAATTCCAGGAGATGATCACCCGTCACGCCTGGGGTGACATTTGGACCCGCCCGGGCCTGCCGCGCCACACTCGCAGCCTGATTACCATTGCCATGCTGATCGGCATGAACCGCAACGAAGAGCTCAAGTTACACCTGCGCGCCGCGGCCAATAATGGGGTGAGCCGTGGCGAGATCAAGGAAGTGATTATGCAGAGCGCGATCTACTGTGGCATTCCGGCGGCCAATGCTACCTTCCACCTGGCCGAGTCGGTGTGGGATGAGCTGGGTGTCGAGTCGCGGGCTTAA
- the adeC gene encoding AdeC/AdeK/OprM family multidrug efflux complex outer membrane factor: MSKSLLSLTIAAVVLSGCSLIPDYQRPEAPVAAQYPQGPAYESANAPGQAAAEQGWKQFFHDPALQQLIQVALENNRDLRVAALNIDAYAAQYRIQRADLFPAVSATGSGSRQRVPARASQTGEAAISSSYSATLGISAYELDLFGRVRSLSEQALQSYFATEEARRSTQISLVASVANAYLTWQADKELLKLTQETLGAYDQSLKLTSRSAEVGVASALDLSQARTAVENARVQLARYTRQVAQDENNLTLLLGTGLPGNLNTKPLSDDLLSEMPAGLPSDLLQRRPDILQAERNLQAANANIGAARAAFFPSISLTANAGTLSPDLSGLFKGGSGTWSFAPQINLPIFNAGSLRASLDYAKIQKDINVANYEKSIQTAFQEVSDGLAARRTYNEQLQAQTAFVAANQDYYRLAERRYRIGVDSNLTFLDAQRQLFSAQQSLITDRLSQLTSEVNLYKALGGGWNAETGKNEPVKEEAPETKLF; encoded by the coding sequence ATGAGCAAGTCGCTCCTCTCCCTGACCATCGCCGCCGTCGTGCTCAGCGGTTGCTCGCTGATCCCCGACTATCAGCGGCCCGAAGCACCGGTCGCGGCGCAATACCCGCAAGGCCCGGCCTACGAGTCGGCCAACGCGCCTGGCCAGGCCGCCGCCGAGCAGGGCTGGAAACAGTTTTTCCATGACCCGGCGCTGCAACAGTTGATCCAGGTGGCCCTGGAAAACAACCGCGACCTGCGCGTCGCGGCGCTGAACATCGACGCCTATGCCGCGCAATACCGCATCCAGCGGGCGGACCTGTTCCCGGCGGTCTCGGCCACCGGTTCCGGCAGCCGTCAGCGGGTGCCGGCCCGGGCTTCGCAGACCGGTGAAGCGGCCATCAGCAGCTCCTACTCGGCTACCCTGGGCATCAGCGCCTATGAACTGGACCTGTTTGGTCGGGTCCGCAGCCTGAGCGAGCAAGCACTGCAAAGCTACTTCGCCACCGAAGAAGCCCGCCGCAGCACCCAGATCAGCCTGGTGGCCAGCGTTGCCAACGCCTACCTGACCTGGCAGGCCGACAAGGAACTGCTCAAGCTGACCCAGGAAACCCTGGGGGCTTACGATCAAAGCCTCAAGCTGACCTCCCGCAGCGCCGAAGTTGGCGTGGCCTCGGCCCTGGACTTGAGCCAAGCGCGCACGGCAGTAGAAAACGCCCGCGTGCAACTGGCTCGCTACACCCGCCAGGTCGCCCAGGACGAGAACAACCTGACGCTGCTGCTGGGTACCGGCCTGCCGGGCAACCTGAACACCAAACCGCTGAGCGATGACCTGCTGAGCGAAATGCCGGCTGGCTTGCCATCGGACCTGCTGCAACGCCGTCCGGACATTCTCCAGGCCGAACGCAACCTGCAGGCCGCCAACGCCAACATCGGCGCCGCGCGGGCTGCGTTCTTCCCAAGCATCAGCCTGACGGCCAACGCCGGCACCCTGAGCCCGGACCTGTCCGGTCTGTTCAAGGGCGGCTCGGGCACCTGGAGCTTCGCCCCGCAAATCAACCTGCCGATCTTCAACGCCGGCAGCCTGCGGGCGAGCCTGGATTACGCCAAAATCCAGAAAGACATCAACGTCGCCAATTACGAGAAGTCGATTCAGACCGCGTTCCAGGAAGTCTCCGACGGCCTGGCCGCACGCCGGACCTACAACGAACAGTTGCAGGCCCAGACCGCCTTCGTCGCCGCCAACCAGGACTACTACCGCCTGGCCGAGCGTCGCTACCGCATCGGCGTCGACAGCAACCTGACCTTCCTCGACGCCCAACGCCAGCTGTTCAGCGCCCAACAATCGCTGATCACCGACCGCCTCTCGCAGCTGACCAGTGAGGTCAACCTGTACAAGGCACTGGGTGGCGGCTGGAATGCCGAGACTGGCAAGAACGAGCCGGTGAAAGAAGAAGCGCCAGAGACGAAACTGTTCTGA
- a CDS encoding OprD family porin, with protein sequence MKPTQHFFPSLIAVALTSTALPVLPVLAAESGFVEDAKVNLNLRNFYINRNFTNPNNAQGKAEEWTQSFILDAKSGFTQGTVGFGVDVLGLYSVKLDGGRGTAGTHLLPVHDDGRPADDFGRLGVALKAKVSKTELKVGEWMPVLPILRSDDGRSLPQTFRGGQVTSTEISGLTLYGGQFRANSPRNDASMEDMSMNGRGAFTSDRFNFGGGEYAFNEKRTQVGVWYSELSDIYQQKYFNLTHSQPIGDWTLGANLGYFIGKEDGNALAGDLDNKTAFAMLSAKYGGNTFYVGLQKLSGDDAWMRVNGTSGGTLANDSYNSSYDNAQEKSWQVRHDFNFAAVGVPGLTLMNRYISGDNVHTATVDDGKEWGRESELAYTVQSGALKSLNVKWRNSTMRRDYSTNEFDENRLIVSYPISLL encoded by the coding sequence ATGAAACCGACACAGCACTTTTTCCCCAGCCTCATTGCCGTCGCCCTGACCAGCACCGCCCTGCCCGTCCTGCCCGTCCTGGCCGCGGAATCGGGGTTTGTCGAGGATGCCAAGGTCAACCTCAACCTGCGCAATTTCTACATCAACCGCAACTTCACCAACCCAAACAATGCCCAAGGCAAAGCCGAGGAATGGACCCAGAGTTTCATCCTCGACGCCAAGTCCGGCTTCACCCAGGGCACGGTCGGTTTCGGTGTGGACGTGCTAGGCCTGTACTCGGTCAAGCTCGATGGCGGTCGTGGCACAGCGGGTACACACCTGCTGCCAGTGCATGATGACGGCCGTCCGGCCGATGACTTCGGGCGCCTGGGCGTGGCCCTCAAGGCCAAAGTATCGAAGACCGAGCTGAAGGTCGGCGAGTGGATGCCGGTGCTGCCGATCCTGCGCTCCGATGACGGTCGTTCCCTGCCACAAACGTTCCGTGGCGGCCAGGTGACCTCCACCGAAATCAGCGGCCTGACCCTGTACGGCGGCCAATTCCGCGCCAACAGCCCGCGCAACGATGCGAGCATGGAAGACATGTCGATGAACGGCCGCGGCGCGTTCACCTCCGACCGCTTCAACTTCGGCGGCGGCGAATATGCCTTCAACGAAAAACGCACCCAAGTCGGCGTCTGGTACTCGGAACTGTCCGACATCTACCAGCAAAAGTATTTCAACCTGACCCACAGCCAGCCCATCGGCGACTGGACCCTGGGCGCCAACCTCGGCTACTTCATCGGCAAGGAAGACGGCAACGCCCTGGCCGGCGATCTGGACAACAAAACCGCCTTCGCCATGCTCTCGGCCAAATACGGCGGCAACACCTTCTACGTCGGCCTGCAAAAACTCAGCGGCGATGACGCCTGGATGCGCGTCAACGGCACCAGCGGCGGCACCCTGGCCAACGACAGCTACAACTCCAGCTACGACAACGCCCAGGAAAAATCCTGGCAAGTGCGCCACGACTTCAACTTCGCCGCCGTCGGCGTACCGGGCCTGACCCTGATGAACCGCTACATCAGCGGCGACAACGTGCACACCGCCACCGTCGACGACGGCAAGGAATGGGGTCGGGAAAGTGAGCTGGCCTACACCGTGCAAAGCGGCGCACTGAAGAGCCTGAATGTGAAGTGGCGTAACTCGACAATGCGCCGGGACTACAGCACCAATGAGTTCGATGAGAATCGGTTGATCGTCAGCTATCCGATCAGCTTGCTGTAA